The Lysinibacillus pakistanensis genome includes a window with the following:
- a CDS encoding DUF4183 domain-containing protein, which yields MALSIINIHVNVTGTSTRFFDVLAANLAVTDGTTIAATAFLDDSGNAATAFPIVANGYYNFYVNGVLQEGDSYTISATELTFNGVTGTITAGTPLVVEAVELVTQT from the coding sequence ATGGCACTTTCAATTATCAATATTCATGTAAATGTTACAGGCACTTCGACTAGATTCTTTGATGTTTTAGCAGCGAATTTAGCTGTCACAGACGGTACTACTATTGCTGCAACTGCCTTTCTAGACGATAGTGGAAATGCCGCTACTGCTTTCCCAATAGTAGCGAACGGCTACTATAATTTCTATGTTAATGGAGTATTGCAGGAAGGTGATTCTTATACAATTTCTGCAACAGAGTTAACATTTAACGGAGTTACTGGTACAATCACAGCTGGAACTCCTTTAGTAGTGGAAGCTGTAGAATTAGTTACACAAACTTAA
- a CDS encoding DUF4183 domain-containing protein, translated as MDPQKLICDSCCENNRVFWPRIKAIDIGFIQPPPVIIPEGAIIPIINRYFYIVTEDIDLTNGATIPANLFTDDNGNPVTEFTLFKPNGYVNLYINAVMQEGGAYKVTPDSLTLNPFNATIFAGTPIIIESLGFQQM; from the coding sequence ATGGACCCACAAAAATTGATTTGTGACAGTTGTTGTGAAAATAATCGAGTTTTTTGGCCCCGTATAAAAGCTATTGACATAGGTTTTATTCAACCTCCTCCAGTCATTATCCCTGAAGGAGCTATTATTCCAATAATAAATAGATATTTCTATATCGTTACAGAAGATATTGATTTAACAAACGGAGCAACCATTCCAGCTAATTTATTTACAGATGATAATGGCAATCCAGTAACTGAATTTACGCTTTTTAAGCCTAACGGCTACGTTAATCTTTATATCAATGCCGTAATGCAAGAGGGCGGTGCATACAAAGTAACCCCAGATTCATTAACTCTTAACCCATTTAATGCAACTATTTTTGCCGGAACTCCAATAATTATAGAATCTTTAGGCTTCCAACAAATGTAA